The following nucleotide sequence is from Terriglobales bacterium.
AATTGTCTACAAAGTAGACGATCCGGGAAATACCAGGACATCATCATTCGTGTTCGATATTGCCGTGATTTGTTCCACCGATTGCGCGCTCACCCCGATCTCCGCCAGCGTGGAGCTCTCAAATGGCCGATCTACCGTCGAGCGGCAGGAGTGGACGACCGAACTGCTGGCGAAGATCAAAAGAGTGAACTATCGACTTCTGCCGGATACTCCGGTCGGGTCCCCTCGGCGCATGTTTACGCTGCCCGAAGCATTTGACCTTCACTTTTACTTCCGCTGCCCCCAAGCGCTGGCGATTGACTCCGCAAATGTCCGGGTAAAAGTCGCCGACGCGAAGGGTCGCCGGGTAGAACAGATGTTGATGATCCCAATTCAGTACTACCAACAAAAGACATCGCTCATCGTTCCGTTTCGTGGTCGGGGCGTTGTTGGGCAGGACTGGGGCACCAACGGCGGCCATGGCGGCGGCATTGGCACTGACTTCGCCATCGACGTGCGCGGCTTGGACCAGAACTATGCGGAACAGAAAAACGATGCCGACGAAAACGCTTCGGCTTCGGGTTGGGGTCGCGAGATACTCGCCCCCGCGGCTGGAATCGTGACTTATGCTCGCAATGATGTACCCGACAACCCGCGCCCGGGAGACCCCGACACCAATTCGCTCGCGGCACTGCATGACCCGGTTATGGCGTATATGGGAAATTGCGTCATCATCGACCACGGCAAATCCGAATACAGCGTATTGATGCACTTGCAACCAGGCTCAGTCACGGTCAAGGCAGGCGAACGGGTCGCCGTCGGCCAAGTGGTTGG
It contains:
- a CDS encoding M23 family metallopeptidase, which codes for MSRVALVLLILASLVAVQPSSASQPDFHLQVVPGIVYKVDDPGNTRTSSFVFDIAVICSTDCALTPISASVELSNGRSTVERQEWTTELLAKIKRVNYRLLPDTPVGSPRRMFTLPEAFDLHFYFRCPQALAIDSANVRVKVADAKGRRVEQMLMIPIQYYQQKTSLIVPFRGRGVVGQDWGTNGGHGGGIGTDFAIDVRGLDQNYAEQKNDADENASASGWGREILAPAAGIVTYARNDVPDNPRPGDPDTNSLAALHDPVMAYMGNCVIIDHGKSEYSVLMHLQPGSVTVKAGERVAVGQVVGKLGNSGDSFGPHLHYQLQSGPLPFHDPSLPFRFQNIDVPHLSRGTYFEAK